A single region of the Vicia villosa cultivar HV-30 ecotype Madison, WI linkage group LG4, Vvil1.0, whole genome shotgun sequence genome encodes:
- the LOC131596128 gene encoding pentatricopeptide repeat-containing protein At3g24000, mitochondrial isoform X1: MIQCKQISPLSHFSTHFKSSTPPLSTIFRTLWQSATSSSPPDDNNNKWNISHYIIDDTNLLRPSFTSTGLHVLDLIDNGSLEPDRTIYNKLLKRCTMLGKLKQGKLVHAHILNSRLKNDLVIQNSILFMYAKCGNLELARQVFDEMSVKDVVSWTSMITGYSQSERATSALVLFPEMLRDGSKPNEFTLSSLIKCCGFIQSYVDGKQIHGCCWKYGFQSNVFVGSSLVDMYARCGYLREAQLVFDELESKNEVSWNALISGYARKGEGEEALALFVKMQREDYGATDFTYSALLCSSSSTGSLEQGKWLHAHMMKSGKKLVGYVGNTLLHMYAKSGNIWDAKKVFDRLFKVDVVSCNSMLIGYAQHGLGKEAVDLFEEMMLWVDIEPNDITFLSVLTACSHAGLLDEGKYYFELMKKYGIEPKVSHYTTFVDLLGRAGLLDQAKSFIEKMPIEPTATIWGALLGASKMHKNMEMGAYAAQRVLELDPFYSGTHTLLSNIYASAGRWKDVANVRKMMKDSGLKKEPACSWVEIENSVHVFVANDISLPDKDRVYEMWEKLNQKIKEIGYVPDTSHVHLYVDQQEKELNLQYHSEKLALAFSLLNTTPGSTIRIMKNIRVCGDCHSAIKYVSLVVKREIIVRDTNRFHHFRDGLCSCRDYW; encoded by the exons ATGATCCAATGCAAACAAATTTCACCACTCTCTCATTTCTCCACACACTTCAAATCATCAACTCCACCAC TTTCCACAATCTTCCGAACCCTCTGGCAATCCGCAACATCATCTTCACCTCCAGACGATAACAACAACAAATGGAACATCTCACATTACATCATAGACGATACAAACCTCCTTCGTCCAAGTTTCACTTCAACCGGTCTTCACGTTCTAGACCTCATCGATAATGGTTCACTCGAACCGGACCGGACCATTTACAACAAGCTCTTAAAGAGATGCACAATGTTAGGGAAACTCAAACAAGGAAAACTAGTGCATGCCCATATCCTTAATTCTAGGCTTAAGAATGATTTAGTTATTCAAAATTCAATTTTGTTCATGTATGCGAAATGTGGAAATTTGGAACTTGCCCGccaggtgtttgatgaaatgagtGTGAAAGATGTGGTGAGTTGGACTTCGATGATCACTGGGTATTCACAGAGTGAGCGTGCTACTAGTGCGCTTGTTTTGTTTCCTGAGATGTTACGCGATGGATCGAAGCCGAATGAGTTTACGTTGTCGAGTTTGATTAAGTGTTGTGGGTTtatacaaagttatgttgatgGGAAGCAAATTCATGGGTGTTGTTGGAAGTATGGGTTTCAGTCGAATGTGTTTGTGGGGAGTTCGCTTGTGGATATGTATGCCAGGTGTGGGTACTTGAGGGAAGCACAATTGGTTTTTGATGAGCTTGAGAGTAAGAATGAAGTTTCTTGGAATGCTTTGATATCTGGATATGCGAGGAAAGGTGAAGGAGAGGAGGCTTTGGCTTTATTTGTGAAGATGCAAAGGGAGGATTATGGAGCAACAGATTTTACTTATTCGGCTCTTTTGTGTTCTTCTTCGAGCACAGGATCTTTGGAGCAAGGGAAATGGCTTCATGCACATATGATGAAATCGGGAAAGAAGTTAGTTGGTTACGTGGGGAATACGCTTCTTCACATGTACGCGAAGTCGGGAAACATTTGGGATGCGAAGAAGGTTTTTGATCGTCTGTTTAAGGTTGATGTTGTTTCTTGCAATTCTATGCTGATAGGGTATGCTCAGCATGGGCTAGGAAAGGAAGCTGTTGACCTTTTTGAAGAGATGATGTTGTGGGTTGACATTGAACCCAATGATATAACATTCCTTTCTGTTCTGACTGCTTGTAGCCATGCTGGACTTTTGGATGAGGGTAAATATTATTTTGAGTTGATGAAGAAGTATGGCATTGAACCAAAAGTGTCGCACTACACGACGTTTGTTGATCTTCTTGGTCGAGCCGGTCTTCTTGATCAAGCTAAGAGTTTCATTGAAAAAATGCCAATTGAACCAACTGCAACTATCTGGGGAGCTTTGCTTGGTGCGTctaaaatgcataaaaatatgGAAATGGGTGCTTACGCAGCTCAAAGGGTTTTAGAGCTTGACCCTTTTTATTCTGGAACACATACATTGCTTTCCAATATTTATGCCTCTGCTGGTAGGTGGAAGGATGTTGCAAATGTGAGAAAGATGATGAAGGATAGTGGGTTGAAGAAGGAACCGGCTTGTAGTTGGGTTGAGATTGAGAATTCTGTCCATGTATTTGTTGCAAATGACATTTCTCTTCCAGATAAAGACAGGGTTTACGAAATGTGGGAGAAGCTAAATCAGAAAATTAAAGAGATTGGTTATGTTCCTGATACAAGTCATGTGCATCTCTATGTAGATCAACaagagaaggaattgaatttgcAGTATCATAGTGAGAAGTTGGCTCTTGCTTTTTCCCTTCTGAATACTACACCAGGATCCACTATACGTATAATGAAGAATATCAGGGTTTGTGGCGATTGCCACTCAGCAATAAAATATGTGTCTTTGGTTGTGAAGAGGGAAATCATTGTTAGAGACACTAATCGGTTCCATCATTTTCGTGATGGCTTGTGCTCTTGTAGGGACTACTGGTAG
- the LOC131596128 gene encoding pentatricopeptide repeat-containing protein At3g24000, mitochondrial isoform X2 produces MLGKLKQGKLVHAHILNSRLKNDLVIQNSILFMYAKCGNLELARQVFDEMSVKDVVSWTSMITGYSQSERATSALVLFPEMLRDGSKPNEFTLSSLIKCCGFIQSYVDGKQIHGCCWKYGFQSNVFVGSSLVDMYARCGYLREAQLVFDELESKNEVSWNALISGYARKGEGEEALALFVKMQREDYGATDFTYSALLCSSSSTGSLEQGKWLHAHMMKSGKKLVGYVGNTLLHMYAKSGNIWDAKKVFDRLFKVDVVSCNSMLIGYAQHGLGKEAVDLFEEMMLWVDIEPNDITFLSVLTACSHAGLLDEGKYYFELMKKYGIEPKVSHYTTFVDLLGRAGLLDQAKSFIEKMPIEPTATIWGALLGASKMHKNMEMGAYAAQRVLELDPFYSGTHTLLSNIYASAGRWKDVANVRKMMKDSGLKKEPACSWVEIENSVHVFVANDISLPDKDRVYEMWEKLNQKIKEIGYVPDTSHVHLYVDQQEKELNLQYHSEKLALAFSLLNTTPGSTIRIMKNIRVCGDCHSAIKYVSLVVKREIIVRDTNRFHHFRDGLCSCRDYW; encoded by the coding sequence ATGTTAGGGAAACTCAAACAAGGAAAACTAGTGCATGCCCATATCCTTAATTCTAGGCTTAAGAATGATTTAGTTATTCAAAATTCAATTTTGTTCATGTATGCGAAATGTGGAAATTTGGAACTTGCCCGccaggtgtttgatgaaatgagtGTGAAAGATGTGGTGAGTTGGACTTCGATGATCACTGGGTATTCACAGAGTGAGCGTGCTACTAGTGCGCTTGTTTTGTTTCCTGAGATGTTACGCGATGGATCGAAGCCGAATGAGTTTACGTTGTCGAGTTTGATTAAGTGTTGTGGGTTtatacaaagttatgttgatgGGAAGCAAATTCATGGGTGTTGTTGGAAGTATGGGTTTCAGTCGAATGTGTTTGTGGGGAGTTCGCTTGTGGATATGTATGCCAGGTGTGGGTACTTGAGGGAAGCACAATTGGTTTTTGATGAGCTTGAGAGTAAGAATGAAGTTTCTTGGAATGCTTTGATATCTGGATATGCGAGGAAAGGTGAAGGAGAGGAGGCTTTGGCTTTATTTGTGAAGATGCAAAGGGAGGATTATGGAGCAACAGATTTTACTTATTCGGCTCTTTTGTGTTCTTCTTCGAGCACAGGATCTTTGGAGCAAGGGAAATGGCTTCATGCACATATGATGAAATCGGGAAAGAAGTTAGTTGGTTACGTGGGGAATACGCTTCTTCACATGTACGCGAAGTCGGGAAACATTTGGGATGCGAAGAAGGTTTTTGATCGTCTGTTTAAGGTTGATGTTGTTTCTTGCAATTCTATGCTGATAGGGTATGCTCAGCATGGGCTAGGAAAGGAAGCTGTTGACCTTTTTGAAGAGATGATGTTGTGGGTTGACATTGAACCCAATGATATAACATTCCTTTCTGTTCTGACTGCTTGTAGCCATGCTGGACTTTTGGATGAGGGTAAATATTATTTTGAGTTGATGAAGAAGTATGGCATTGAACCAAAAGTGTCGCACTACACGACGTTTGTTGATCTTCTTGGTCGAGCCGGTCTTCTTGATCAAGCTAAGAGTTTCATTGAAAAAATGCCAATTGAACCAACTGCAACTATCTGGGGAGCTTTGCTTGGTGCGTctaaaatgcataaaaatatgGAAATGGGTGCTTACGCAGCTCAAAGGGTTTTAGAGCTTGACCCTTTTTATTCTGGAACACATACATTGCTTTCCAATATTTATGCCTCTGCTGGTAGGTGGAAGGATGTTGCAAATGTGAGAAAGATGATGAAGGATAGTGGGTTGAAGAAGGAACCGGCTTGTAGTTGGGTTGAGATTGAGAATTCTGTCCATGTATTTGTTGCAAATGACATTTCTCTTCCAGATAAAGACAGGGTTTACGAAATGTGGGAGAAGCTAAATCAGAAAATTAAAGAGATTGGTTATGTTCCTGATACAAGTCATGTGCATCTCTATGTAGATCAACaagagaaggaattgaatttgcAGTATCATAGTGAGAAGTTGGCTCTTGCTTTTTCCCTTCTGAATACTACACCAGGATCCACTATACGTATAATGAAGAATATCAGGGTTTGTGGCGATTGCCACTCAGCAATAAAATATGTGTCTTTGGTTGTGAAGAGGGAAATCATTGTTAGAGACACTAATCGGTTCCATCATTTTCGTGATGGCTTGTGCTCTTGTAGGGACTACTGGTAG